One stretch of Salmo trutta chromosome 7, fSalTru1.1, whole genome shotgun sequence DNA includes these proteins:
- the LOC115196709 gene encoding hepatocyte growth factor isoform X1 — protein sequence MLERSNSGSQIRTNMVLSFSCAEQGQDTATDEVRGEDISPYRSARTTESGSQPFHCVRSLDTESTVPSLTECRRNALQDYQRSDGVRLVQLPDSALHTKSRKLSIVKCARGCSRDKILLFTCRAFLYDQKNRKCQWLSFDRNSPGVQSQHDFNYQLYQKKAYVKECIVGTGVNYRGRRSVTASGIRCQAWASPFPHEHNFLPRRNRKKELTNNYCRNPDNAISGPWCFTTDPNVRHQDCGVPECLQVECVSCNGESYRGPMDHTETGRECQRWDLEEPHKHHLHPKRYPDKGLDDNYCRNPDGRQRPWCFTLDAHTAWEYCNITACPSDSVGEVDVTTSCFRGRGEGYRGTVAVTPSGVTCQRWDSQYPHNHTYIPQDYRCKDLRENYCRNPDGLDLPWCFTSDPNVRKAFCTNIPHCDTQNTEPHDCYEGNGESYRGEVSRTRSGLPCSLWRDHSWDRDAAVLTVGQEGSFCRNPDRDTHGPWCYTNSTAIPWDYCSVKACEPSEYTIPQRVEVSCFIHKTTRIVGGAPVAITDGSWMVSIQKRSSHWCGGSLIREEWVLTDRQCFSSCVPDLSEYRVWLGVSDLRGLAPNSSFRQEVSISHVICGPEGSNLALIRLAQPALPADSVHTIQLPVAGCSIPDGSMCSMHGWGETKGTGHEGVLKVVHLPMVSNERCSEQHRGNLQITDTKICAGGRKDEGVCERDYGGPLVCQEGESRVIVGVSVHGRGCARANRPGIFINVPFYTQWIHKVFRHYPEPQIN from the exons AGTGCAGGAGGAATGCATTACAGGACTACCAGAGGAGTGATGGCGTGAGATTGGTCCAACTGCCAGACTCTGCCCTCCATACCAAAAGCAGGAAGTTGAGCATTGTGAAGTGTGCCCGTGGTTGCAGCCGCGACAAGATACTGCTCTTCACCTGCAG agCGTTCTTGTATGATCAGAAAAACAGGAAATGCCAGTGGTTGTCGTTTGACAGGAACTCACCAGGAGTCCAAAGCCAACATGACTTCAACTACCAACTCTACCAGAAGAAAG CCTATGTGAAGGAGTGCATAGTGGGGACAGGCGTGAACTACAGAGGGAGGAGGTCTGTAACGGCCAGTGGAATCAGGTGCCAAGCCTGGGCCTCTCCTTTCCCTCATGAACACAA ttTCCTACCGAGGAGGAACAGGAAGAAGGAGCTGACAAACAACTACTGCCGTAACCCTGACAACGCTATTTCAGGACCATGGTGCTTCACTACAGACCCCAATGTCAGACACCAGGACTGTGGAGTACCTGAGTGCTTACaag tggagTGTGTGAGCTGTAATGGGGAAAGCTACAGAGGTCCCATGGATCACACCGAGACGGGACGGGAGTGTCAACGCTGGGACCTAGAGGAACCACACAAACACCACCTCCACCCcaagag GTATCCTGATAAAGGCCTAGATGACAACTATTGTAGGAACCCAGATGGACGTCAACGACCGTGGTGTTTCACCCTGGATGCACACACAGCCTGGGAGTACTGCAACATCACAGCCTgcc cctcAGACAGTGTGGGAGAGGTAGATGTGACTACCAGCTGTTTCCGGGGTCGAGGTGAGGGCTACAGagggacagtagcagtaacaccCAGTGGGGTGACCTGTCAACGCTGGGACTCACAGTACCCCCACAACCACACATACATACCCCAGGACTATCGCTGCAA agacCTGAGGGAGAACTACTGTAGGAACCCTGACGGCCTTGACCTCCCATGGTGCTTCACTTCAGACCCTAACGTTCGCAAGGCATTCTGCACCAACATCCCCCACTGTGACACACAGAATACTGAACCCCATG ACTGCTACGAGGGCAATGGAGAGAGCTACAGAGGAGAGGTGTCAAGGACCAGGTCAGGTCTTCCCTGTTCCCTCTGGAGAGACCACAG tTGGGACAGAGATGCAGCGGTGCTGACTGTGGGACAGGAGGGGAGTTTCTGTAGGaacccagacagagacacacacggcCCCTGGTGTTACACTAACAGCACTGCGATACCCTGGGACTACTGCAGCGTCAAAGCAT GTGAACCATCAGAGTACACCATTCCACAGCGAG TGGAGGTGTCATGTTTCATCCATAAGACCACCAGGATAGTAGGAGGAGCTCCTGTCGCCATCACAGACGGAAGCTGGATGGTCAGCATACAGAAacg GTCCAGTCACTGGTGTGGAGGTTCTCTCATACGAGAGGAGTGGGTCCTCACTGACAGACAATGCTTCTCCTCATG TGTTCCAGACCTGAGTGAGTATCGTGTGTGGTTGGGTGTATCAGACCTTCGTGGCTTGGCTCCTAACAGCTCCTTCAGACAGGAAGTCTCCATCTCCCATGTGATCTGTGGTCCTGAGGGCTCCAACCTGGCCCTCATAAGGCTGGCCCA GCCTGCCCTCCCTGCAGACAGTGTCCACACCATTCAGCTGCCGGTGGCTGGGTGCTCCATTCCTGATGGCTCGATGTGTAGCATGCATGGATGGGGCGAGACCaaag GTACGGGTCATGAAGGTGTACTGAAGGTGGTCCATCTGCCCATGGTCAGTAATGAGAGGTGTAGTGAACAACACAGAGGGAACCTCCAAATCACAGACACCAAGATTTGCGCTGGGGGGAGGAAGGACGAGGGGGTCTGTGAG AGGGACTATGGCGGCCCCTTGGTGTGccaggaaggagagagcagggtcaTAGTGGGGGTCAGTGTCCATGGCAGAGGCTGTGCCCGTGCCAATCGGCCTGGCATCTTCATCAACGTCCCCTTCTACACCCAGTGGATCCACAAGGTGTTCCGACACTACCCCGAACCTCAGATCAACTAG
- the LOC115196709 gene encoding hepatocyte growth factor isoform X2, with translation MWIYNIIFTLLIIRYSECRRNALQDYQRSDGVRLVQLPDSALHTKSRKLSIVKCARGCSRDKILLFTCRAFLYDQKNRKCQWLSFDRNSPGVQSQHDFNYQLYQKKAYVKECIVGTGVNYRGRRSVTASGIRCQAWASPFPHEHNFLPRRNRKKELTNNYCRNPDNAISGPWCFTTDPNVRHQDCGVPECLQVECVSCNGESYRGPMDHTETGRECQRWDLEEPHKHHLHPKRYPDKGLDDNYCRNPDGRQRPWCFTLDAHTAWEYCNITACPSDSVGEVDVTTSCFRGRGEGYRGTVAVTPSGVTCQRWDSQYPHNHTYIPQDYRCKDLRENYCRNPDGLDLPWCFTSDPNVRKAFCTNIPHCDTQNTEPHDCYEGNGESYRGEVSRTRSGLPCSLWRDHSWDRDAAVLTVGQEGSFCRNPDRDTHGPWCYTNSTAIPWDYCSVKACEPSEYTIPQRVEVSCFIHKTTRIVGGAPVAITDGSWMVSIQKRSSHWCGGSLIREEWVLTDRQCFSSCVPDLSEYRVWLGVSDLRGLAPNSSFRQEVSISHVICGPEGSNLALIRLAQPALPADSVHTIQLPVAGCSIPDGSMCSMHGWGETKGTGHEGVLKVVHLPMVSNERCSEQHRGNLQITDTKICAGGRKDEGVCERDYGGPLVCQEGESRVIVGVSVHGRGCARANRPGIFINVPFYTQWIHKVFRHYPEPQIN, from the exons ATGTGGATTTACAACATTATTTTTACTCTCTTAATCATCCGTTATTCAG AGTGCAGGAGGAATGCATTACAGGACTACCAGAGGAGTGATGGCGTGAGATTGGTCCAACTGCCAGACTCTGCCCTCCATACCAAAAGCAGGAAGTTGAGCATTGTGAAGTGTGCCCGTGGTTGCAGCCGCGACAAGATACTGCTCTTCACCTGCAG agCGTTCTTGTATGATCAGAAAAACAGGAAATGCCAGTGGTTGTCGTTTGACAGGAACTCACCAGGAGTCCAAAGCCAACATGACTTCAACTACCAACTCTACCAGAAGAAAG CCTATGTGAAGGAGTGCATAGTGGGGACAGGCGTGAACTACAGAGGGAGGAGGTCTGTAACGGCCAGTGGAATCAGGTGCCAAGCCTGGGCCTCTCCTTTCCCTCATGAACACAA ttTCCTACCGAGGAGGAACAGGAAGAAGGAGCTGACAAACAACTACTGCCGTAACCCTGACAACGCTATTTCAGGACCATGGTGCTTCACTACAGACCCCAATGTCAGACACCAGGACTGTGGAGTACCTGAGTGCTTACaag tggagTGTGTGAGCTGTAATGGGGAAAGCTACAGAGGTCCCATGGATCACACCGAGACGGGACGGGAGTGTCAACGCTGGGACCTAGAGGAACCACACAAACACCACCTCCACCCcaagag GTATCCTGATAAAGGCCTAGATGACAACTATTGTAGGAACCCAGATGGACGTCAACGACCGTGGTGTTTCACCCTGGATGCACACACAGCCTGGGAGTACTGCAACATCACAGCCTgcc cctcAGACAGTGTGGGAGAGGTAGATGTGACTACCAGCTGTTTCCGGGGTCGAGGTGAGGGCTACAGagggacagtagcagtaacaccCAGTGGGGTGACCTGTCAACGCTGGGACTCACAGTACCCCCACAACCACACATACATACCCCAGGACTATCGCTGCAA agacCTGAGGGAGAACTACTGTAGGAACCCTGACGGCCTTGACCTCCCATGGTGCTTCACTTCAGACCCTAACGTTCGCAAGGCATTCTGCACCAACATCCCCCACTGTGACACACAGAATACTGAACCCCATG ACTGCTACGAGGGCAATGGAGAGAGCTACAGAGGAGAGGTGTCAAGGACCAGGTCAGGTCTTCCCTGTTCCCTCTGGAGAGACCACAG tTGGGACAGAGATGCAGCGGTGCTGACTGTGGGACAGGAGGGGAGTTTCTGTAGGaacccagacagagacacacacggcCCCTGGTGTTACACTAACAGCACTGCGATACCCTGGGACTACTGCAGCGTCAAAGCAT GTGAACCATCAGAGTACACCATTCCACAGCGAG TGGAGGTGTCATGTTTCATCCATAAGACCACCAGGATAGTAGGAGGAGCTCCTGTCGCCATCACAGACGGAAGCTGGATGGTCAGCATACAGAAacg GTCCAGTCACTGGTGTGGAGGTTCTCTCATACGAGAGGAGTGGGTCCTCACTGACAGACAATGCTTCTCCTCATG TGTTCCAGACCTGAGTGAGTATCGTGTGTGGTTGGGTGTATCAGACCTTCGTGGCTTGGCTCCTAACAGCTCCTTCAGACAGGAAGTCTCCATCTCCCATGTGATCTGTGGTCCTGAGGGCTCCAACCTGGCCCTCATAAGGCTGGCCCA GCCTGCCCTCCCTGCAGACAGTGTCCACACCATTCAGCTGCCGGTGGCTGGGTGCTCCATTCCTGATGGCTCGATGTGTAGCATGCATGGATGGGGCGAGACCaaag GTACGGGTCATGAAGGTGTACTGAAGGTGGTCCATCTGCCCATGGTCAGTAATGAGAGGTGTAGTGAACAACACAGAGGGAACCTCCAAATCACAGACACCAAGATTTGCGCTGGGGGGAGGAAGGACGAGGGGGTCTGTGAG AGGGACTATGGCGGCCCCTTGGTGTGccaggaaggagagagcagggtcaTAGTGGGGGTCAGTGTCCATGGCAGAGGCTGTGCCCGTGCCAATCGGCCTGGCATCTTCATCAACGTCCCCTTCTACACCCAGTGGATCCACAAGGTGTTCCGACACTACCCCGAACCTCAGATCAACTAG